The following are from one region of the Chanos chanos chromosome 10, fChaCha1.1, whole genome shotgun sequence genome:
- the LOC115822219 gene encoding plakophilin-4-like yields MFRWGSAVQHNDRNSPPQGGMPAPEQNPVSEEGLLLPLREGLPAHGMESDSTATNILASVKEQELQFERLTRELEEERQIVANQLERCRLEAGSPGAASGSSSEKSLPWRSTDASGSADAKSGVADSSQSPTFRLRSEGEHLSLYSTEQTSLHERSTGNSCSSTQMNSYSDSGYQDAGSYYSSQNVVKSELRLQHSYPGTGASSTLMRNTRAEGQASSQALGNGGPVPGRAMRRVSSVPSRTQSPAYGSTASPSRGSLRTTAGSAYGSPIVTEPKPLSSIFSNTTLPSAQRSGSPYSTQRNSPASLRRMGSANSRSGSASRTTSPYQPGSARMGSPLTMAEGQVGSGTSPVRSGMSAVPQHYGSTLPRTTLLHDASDPYSTHSYDIYERMIPRPDSLAGIRSSYASQHSQMGQDLRAAMSPDRHIAPIYEDRTYQGPLYRSPNHATIDLKHGSQSALYRSSSGVGNLHRTSSQRSTMTYQRSNYALSSAATYAEPYRSAQYRPGDAGYGRQAVALDDGAPRSPSIDSIQKDPREFAWRDPELPEVIHMLQHQFPSVQANAAAYLQHLCFGDNRIKAEVCRLGGIKHLVDLLDHKVVEVQRNACGALRNLVYGKATDDNKIAVRNAGGIPALLRLLRKTVDAEVREIITGVLWNLSSCDAVKMTIIRDALSTLTNTVVIPHSGWSSSNFDDEHKLKFHSSLVLRNTTGCLRNLSSAGEEARKQMRCCEGLVDSLLYVIKACVSTSDFDSKIVENCICTLRNLSYRLELEMPPTRLTGTQELDGLLATESPSKDADYSCWGRKKKKKKRNALEDQWDGVGPIPGFSKSPKGAEMLWHPSVVKPYLTLLAESSNPATLEGSAGSLQNLSAGNWKFAAYIRAAVRKEKGLPILVELLRMDNDRVVCSVATALRNMALDVRNKELIGKYAMRDLVNRLPGGSTTLLSDETVAAICCTLHEVTSKNMENAKALADTGGIEKLVNITKGRGDRYSLKVVKAAAQVLNTLWQYRDLRTIYKKDGWTQNHFLTPVSTLERDRFKSQPTLPSGTLQMSPVNQTAASVTSSPAMLGIKEQRPDYQRTQSSMQFYNYQGDNNVHKNQYTGSTKTSPFFIGSYSSPSREESRRTQQVYYADETGRRNYDTYRMYLQSPHGYDDPYMEDAVHFSSNVDYPSQTHGLKSTTNYVDFYSTTRRPSYRAEQYPGSPDSWV; encoded by the exons GAGCTCCAGTTTGAACGTCTCACCagagagctggaggaagagCGACAGATTGTGGCCAATCAGCTGGAACGATGCAGACTGGAGGCGGGATCGCCGGGCGCTGCCAGTGGCAG CTCTTCTGAGAAGTCTCTTCCCTGGAGATCAACAG ACGCCTCAGGCTCTGCCGATGCCAAATCAGGGGTAGCGGACAGTTCCCAGTCGCCTACCTTCCGTTTAAGGAGTGAAGGAGAGCACCTGTCTCTCTATTCGACGGAACAGACCTCTCTCCATGAAA GGTCCACAGGAAACTCGTGCAGTTCCACCCAGATGAACTCCTACTCAGACAGCGGCTACCAGGATGCCGGCAGCTACTACAGCAGCCAAAACGTGGTCAAATCTGAGCTGAGGCTCCAACACTCGTACCCGGGCACCGGGGCTAGCAGCACGCTCATGAGGAACACCAGGGCTGAGGGCCAGGCGTCTTCCCAG GCTTTGGGAAATGGCGGTCCCGTGCCAGGGCGCGCCATGAGACGAGTCAGCTCGGTTCCATCTCGGACTCAGTCTCCTGCCTACGGAAGCACCGCCTCCCCTTCCCGGGGTTCCCTTCGGACTACCGCGGGCAGCGCTTATGGGTCGCCCATAGTCACGGAGCCCAAGCCTCTCTCCAGCATCTTCTCCAACACCACACTGCCCTCCGCCCAACGCTCTGGCTCCCCCTACTCCACCCAGAGGAACTCACCGGCCTCCTTGAGACGGATGGGATCCGCCAACTCCCGTTCGGGCAGCGCCAGCCGCACCACCTCCCCCTACCAGCCCGGCTCCGCCCGCATGGGTTCTCCGCTGACCATGGCGGAAGGCCAGGTGGGTTCCGGCACATCGCCGGTTCGGTCCGGCATGTCGGCCGTGCCTCAGCACTACGGTTCCACGCTACCGAGGACGACGCTTTTGCACGACGCGTCTGACCCGTACAGTACGCATAGCTACGACATTTATGAAAGGATGATCCCGCGGCCAGACAGCCTTGCAG gCATTCGTAGCTCTTACGCCAGTCAACACAGTCAAATGGGACAGGATCTCAGAGCGGCCATGTCACCAGACCGTCACATAGCTCCCATCTACGAGGACCGCACCTACCAAGGCCCCCTGTACCGAAGTCCAAACCACGCCACAATCGACCTCAAGCACGGCTCTCAGAGCGCCCTCTACAGGTCCTCCTCAG gcGTCGGGAACCTCCACCGAACGTCGAGCCAACGGAGCACAATGACGTACCAAAGAAGCAACTACGCCCTGAGTTCCGCAGCCACCTACGCCGAACCTTACCGCTCCGCCCAGTACCGGCCGGGGGACGCCGGCTACGGCCGACAGGCGGTCGCCCTGGACGACGGCGCGCCGCGCTCCCCCTCCATAGACAGCATACAGAAAGATCCGAG GGAGTTTGCCTGGCGTGACCCGGAGCTTCCAGAGGTCATCCACATGCTGCAGCACCAGTTCCCTTCGGTGCAGGCCAATGCCGCAGCCTACCTGCAGCACCTGTGCTTCGGTGATAACCGTATCAAGGCAGAG GTGTGTCGTCTCGGAGGAATCAAACATCTCGTGGACCTTTTGGACCATAAAGTCGTTGAAGTTCAGAGGAACGCGTGTGGAGCCCTTCGGAATCTGGTTTATGGCAAAGCCACGGACGACAACAAGATCGCCGTGAGGAACGCCGGAGGGATTCCAGCTCTGCTCCGACTACTGAGGAAGACAGTGGATGCGGAAGTGAGGGAGATCAtcacag GGGTGTTGTGGAACTTGTCGTCATGTGATGCTGTAAAAATGACAATCATTCGGGATGCCTTAAGCACTCTGACCAACACTGTGGTAATTCCTCACTCTGGCTGGAGCAGCTCCAATTTTGATGATGAGCACAAACTCAAATTCCACTCCTCTCTGGTCCTACGTAACACCACCGGCTGCCTCAG gaaccTGAGCTCAGCAGGAGAGGAGGCACGGAAACAGATGCGTTGTTGTGAGGGGCTGGTGGACTCACTGCTCTACGTCATCAAAGCCTGCGTCAGCACCTCGGACTTTGACAGCAAG ATTGTGGAGAACTGTATTTGCACTCTGAGAAATCTGTCGTATCGGTTGGAGTTGGAGATGCCTCCGACCCGGTTGACGGGAACCCAGGAGCTGGATGGTCTTTTGGCCACGGAGTCGCCCAGTAAAGACGCGGACTACAGCTGCTGGGgacggaagaaaaaaaagaagaaacggAACGCGCTGGAAGACCAA tgggacGGCGTGGGGCCCATCCCTGGTTTTTCAAAGTCTCCCAAAGGGGCGGAGATGCTTTGGCATCCGTCTGTGGTGAAGCCCTACCTCACCCTGCTCGCGGAGAGCTCCAACCCGGCGACCCTGGAGGGTTCGGCTGGGTCGCTGCAGAACCTCTCTGCAGGCAACTGGAAG tttgcGGCGTATATCCGTGCGGCGGTACGGAAGGAGAAAGGTCTGCCCATCCTGGTGGAGCTGCTGAGGATGGATAACGACCgggtggtgtgttcagtggccACAGCTCTCCGAAACATGGCACTGGACGTTAGGAACAAAGAGCTTATTG GGAAGTACGCCATGAGGGACCTGGTGAACCGCCTGCCGGGGGGGAGCACCACGCTCCTGTCGGACGAGACGGTGGCCGCCATCTGCTGCACGCTGCACGAGGTCACCAGCAAAAACATGGAGAACGCCAAAGCCCTCGCCGACACGGGCGGCATCGAGAAACTCGTCAACATCACCAAGGGCCGCGGAGACAG ATACTCTTTGAAGGTGGTGAAAGCCGCAGCCCAGGTACTGAACACACTGTGGCAGTACAGAGACCTACGCACCATCTATAAGAAG GATGGCTGGACACAAAACCACTTTCTGACTCCTGTGTCCACGCTGGAGAGAGATCGTTTTAAATCCCAGCCCACCCTCCCCAGTGGGACCTTGCAAAtgtcacctgtcaatcaaaccg CTGCGAGCGTGACGTCCTCTCCTGCTATGCTGGGAATAAAAGAACAGCGCCCCGATTACCAGAGGACTCAGTCATCTATGCAATTTTATAACTACCAAGGAGACAACAATGTCCATAAAAACCAGTACACAG GGTCTACAAAAACATCGCCGTTTTTTATCGGGTCCTATTCCTCACCTTCGAGAGAGGAGTCCAGGCGAACACAG CAGGTTTACTATGCCGACGAGACGGGCAGGAGGAACTACGACACGTACAGGATGTACCTGCAGTCCCCCCACGGTTACGACGACCCCTACATGGAGGACGCCGTCCACTTCTCGTCCAACGTGGACTACCCTTCGCAGACGCACGGACTCAAAAGCACCACCAACTACGTGGACTTCTACTCCACCACGCGTAGGCCCTCCTACCGGGCCGAGCAGTACCCAGGCTCGCCGGACTCCTGGGTATAG